Proteins from a genomic interval of Zingiber officinale cultivar Zhangliang chromosome 2A, Zo_v1.1, whole genome shotgun sequence:
- the LOC122041385 gene encoding uncharacterized protein LOC122041385, with the protein MEKGSVAGGVGGGASGSGSAGDGDPAWSAPQGKSCKGCLYFSSILKSDSRSPICIGLTRPLEDVPSYIVGESELEADKEGRSLSNFKYVCVGYSVFVNSKDGSIQNQENATKLPFCAGLELLVDRRTSTERVPVHVQNTEEAPTHFQPAKAKPENASRSNFFDKFTRSAGIVALGVGRNLVRVGYSIKNNFEDILYDRKRPK; encoded by the exons ATGGAGAAAGGTTCGGTCGCCGGCGGTGTAGGTGGGGGCGCTTCGGGTTCGGGCTCAGCCGGCGATGGAGATCCGGCGTGGAGTGCGCCCCAGGGAAAATCCTGCAAAGGCTGTCTGTATTTCTCCTCGATCCTCAAATCCGACTCTCGGAGCCCTATTTGCATCGGCCTCACGAGGCCCCTCGAAGATG TGCCTAGCTACATTGTGGGAGAATCTGAGTTGGAAGCCGATAAAGAAGGTCGAAGCCTCTCAAACTTCAAATATGTTTGTGTTGGTTATTCAGTATTTGTAAACAGCAAAGATGGCTCCATTCAAAATCAAGAGAATGCTACTAAATTGCCTTTCTGTGCTGGTCTTGAG CTATTAGTGGATAGAAGGACATCAACAGAACGTGTGCCTGTTCATGTGCAGAATACAGAAG AAGCTCCTACTCACTTCCAACCAGCCAAAGCTAAACCAGAGAATGCATCAAGGAGCAACTTCTTCGACAA ATTTACGAGGAGTGCTGGGATTGTGGCCTTGGGCGTGGGTAGAAACCTTGTTAGAGTGGGTTATTCCATCAAGAATAACTTCGAAGATATATTATACGATCGCAAGCGTCCCAAGTAA
- the LOC122041386 gene encoding sphingoid long-chain bases kinase 1-like codes for MQESTDHNPGVTTPRGTLQQSLRRLSSKKSPTAKGQHSSPTVFPEKRGKVKSLKKTDASIAIEDSGKAKPHEHKIDIGDEKSDLLGYVVFSGKLTLEKKAKGSSADEQKGSENLISNIFEARLSSKALIWGSNTLSINEIISVSYHAGVRYFTIHAYPKKRRSCGLSCFLKPQRVQQDFRFLASSSQETLQWVQAFADQQCSINSLPHPMISKKQEPDIVADEPLFNLPYIRCKSPPSILVILNPRSGHGRSSKVFHSKVEPIFKLAGFKMEVVKTTYAGHARNLASTVDFSTCPDGIVCVGGDGIVNEVLNGLLTRENQQEAISMPIGVIPAGSDNSLVWTVLGVRDPISAAMAIVKGGLTATDVLTVKWIQNGITHFGTTVSYFGFLSDVLELSEKYQKRFGPLRYFVAGFLKILCLPEYSFDVEYLPNTKAASAEEKISVEQHKVDMSDLYMDLQRSRKEGLTRASSLSSIDSIRTPGGDPETTGSTIASSEPSEFVRALDPKSKRLSLGRNSMAEPDEVLHPQHHLSPNPNWPRTRSKSRTDRTWLGLTVTTDAKSSWTATSLYDKEDISSTVSDPGPIWDSEPKWDSEPKWDTEPNWESEKPIELPGPPPDDIELGMMKEELVPSLEEKWVVKKGRFLAVLVCNHSCKTVQSLSSQVIAPKAEHDDNCLDLLLINGSGRLKLMRFFMYLQFGRHLSLPYVDYVKVKSVKIKPASNTNNGCGIDGELLHVDGQALCSLHPEQCRLIGRHAKDQT; via the exons ATGCAGGAATCTACTGATCACAATCCAGGTGTAACCACACCAAGAGGCACACTGCAGCAATCTCTTCGCCGCTTGAGTAGCAAGAAGTCCCCAACAGCAAAAGGGCAGCATTCATCTCCAACTGTGTTTCCTGAAAAAAGAGGCAAGGTAAAATCACTGAAGAAGACTGATGCCAGTATTGCTATTGAAGATTCTGGGAAAGCAAAGCCTCATGAACACAAGATTGATATTGGGGATGAAAAATCTGATTTGTTAGGATATGTAGTTTTTAGCGGGAAGCTTACTCTGGAAAAGAAAGCTAAAGGTTCAAGTGCTGATGAGCAAAAGGGGTCCGAAAATTTAATCTCTAATATATTTGAAGCAAGACTTTCAAGTAAAGCCCTGATATGGGGTTCTAATACTCTTAGCATCAATGAGATCATTTCT GTATCTTACCATGCTGGTGTAAGATATTTCACTATCCACGCATATCCTAAGAAAAGGAGATCATGCGGGCTTTCTTGCTTCTTGAAGCCACAAAGAGTTCAACAAGATTTCCGCTTCTTAGCTTCTAGCTCACAAGAAACCTTACAATGGGTACAAGCTTTTGCAGACCAGCAATGTTCAATTAATAGTTTGCCTCATCCCATGATTTCTAAGAAGCAGGAACCTGACATTGTTGCTGATGAGCCTCTGTTTAATCTACCATATATAAGATGTAAAAGTCCACCGAGCATTCTTGTGATACTGAATCCTCGTTCTGGGCATGGCCGATCAAGTAAAGTTTTTCATTCAAAAGTTGAACCAATTTTTAAG CTTGCAGGCTTCAAGATGGAAGTAGTTAAGACCACTTATGCTGGTCATGCAAGAAACCTTGCTTCCACGGTTGACTTCAGTACATGTCCAGATG GAATTGTTTGCGTTGGTGGTGATGGAATTGTTAATGAG GTGCTCAATGGGCTTCTAACTAGAGAAAACCAACAGGAAGCAATTTCCATGCCAATAGGTGTGATTCCTGCTGGTTCTGATAATTCACTTGTTTGGACAGTTTTGGGAGTGAGAGATCCTATCTCAGCTGCAATGGCCATTGTCAAG GGTGGACTCACTGCGACTGATGTTCTTACTGTCAAATGGATCCAGAATGGCATAACTCATTTTGGAACAACTGTTTCATACTTTGGCTTCCTGAGTGATG TCCTGGAACTCTCTGAGAAGTACCAGAAACGCTTTGGTCCCTTGCGCTATTTTGTGGCTGGATTTCTTAAAATTCTTTGCTTGCCAGAGTACAGCTTTGATGTGGAATACCTCCCAAATACTAAGGCAGCAAGTGCTGAAGAAAAAATTTCAGTGGAACAACATAAAGTCGACATGTCAGACCTATATATGGATTTGCAGAGGTCAAGAAAAGAAGGCCTTACCAGAGCTTCGAGTTTATCGAGCATTGACTCGATTAGGACTCCAGGAGGTGATCCGGAAACAACTGGTAGCACAATTGCAAGCAGTGAGCCATCGGAGTTTGTTCGAGCACTTGATCCTAAATCAAAGCGTTTATCCTTGGGAAGAAATTCAATGGCTGAGCCAGATGAAGTCCTTCATCCGCAGCATCACCTGTCCCCGAATCCAAACTGGCCGAGGACCAGATCAAAATCAAGAACTGATAGAACATGGCTGGGTCTGACTGTCACAACCGATGCCAAAAGCTCTTGGACAGCTACCTCATTGTATGACAAAGAAGACATTTCCTCGACCGTGTCTGATCCAGGACCAATCTGGGACTCAGAACCAAAGTGGGACTCCGAGCCAAAATGGGACACTGAGCCGAACTGGGAAAGTGAGAAACCGATTGAGCTGCCAGGGCCACCACCCGATGACATTGAATTGGGGATGATGAAAGAGGAGCTAGTTCCAAGCTTAGAAGAGAAGTGGGTCGTTAAAAAGGGCCGGTTTCTTGCTGTTCTTGTATGCAATCATTCTTGCAAGACTGTTCAGAGTCTGAGCTCGCAGGTCATTGCTCCAAAAGCAGAGCACGACGATAATTGTTTGGATTTGCTACTGATCAATGGAAGTGGAAGGCTGAAGTTGATGAGATTCTTTATGTATCTTCAGTTCGGTCGACATCTTTCTCTCCCTTATGTTGACTATGTTAAG GTTAAGTCTGTGAAGATAAAGCCTGCCTCAAACACGAACAATGGGTGCGGTATTGACGGGGAGCTCCTTCATGTAGATGGGCAAGCCTTGTGTTCTTTGCACCCGGAGCAGTGCAGACTGATAGGTCGCCATGCCAAGGACCAAACCTAA